One stretch of Schlesneria sp. DSM 10557 DNA includes these proteins:
- a CDS encoding ArnT family glycosyltransferase has protein sequence MSEATPRPTDQEQQPRWWTERELLLILFLIGITFCVRLDALPLFGEEPRRAQIAREMVESGDWLVPGTQRVFLPSRPPLQNWLIAFVGLMTGAFDVWSARIPSVISVALIAVMMYGYLRQYIGRLGSLTGVASFLTMTLVMEFGRSAETEAVFSLFVAASMLLWHWGWMKKWPEWQLWSIGYFFTAMGMLTKGLQAPLYFVGATTLFLLATNNWRKIVTWPHILGISVFIVTVGAWQGPFAWYRGIEDSWNIYFGDVAGRFVDRHWGVFLGHLVTFPAELLFVRLMPWSLLLLAYGSRRVRQLSGVQREGALFLAICIGFSFISVWLPPGSKVRYYMPLFPCFAALIGIAVDRLAALRPTLDPDNAWTNYVQSMVYLMTGSAVVVVAVSMLFPAMRIALSVVNALGYAAAALALAYIAWSSLKDLSERGMGRGVMSIATFLALVEVCLIVTVQERRCEDIAGQLEQLKQSLPADSQLVSLGPVHHAFAYFYEEPIPIVTIPEGDGDDDYDYFCLHTCDSDPPELPFEWTQIAVISCDRLKGRDTPKDRVFVGRRVSTDEQLGQTPHEPALPLNLFENLTRVIHQN, from the coding sequence ATGTCTGAAGCTACCCCCCGTCCCACTGACCAAGAACAGCAACCCCGGTGGTGGACAGAGCGGGAATTGCTTTTGATCCTGTTCCTCATTGGAATCACGTTCTGCGTAAGACTGGATGCGCTCCCCCTGTTCGGTGAAGAGCCCCGACGTGCGCAGATCGCTCGCGAAATGGTCGAGAGCGGTGACTGGCTGGTTCCCGGAACGCAACGAGTTTTTCTCCCCAGCCGGCCTCCCCTGCAAAACTGGCTGATTGCGTTTGTCGGTTTGATGACGGGAGCCTTCGATGTCTGGTCCGCGCGAATCCCCAGCGTCATCTCGGTCGCCCTGATCGCCGTCATGATGTATGGATATCTGCGCCAGTACATCGGCCGACTTGGCAGCCTGACAGGTGTGGCCTCGTTTCTGACAATGACGCTTGTCATGGAATTCGGTCGCTCGGCGGAAACCGAAGCGGTATTCAGCCTGTTCGTCGCGGCATCGATGCTGCTTTGGCATTGGGGCTGGATGAAGAAATGGCCTGAATGGCAACTCTGGTCGATCGGCTATTTTTTTACTGCGATGGGAATGCTGACCAAAGGACTGCAGGCCCCGCTTTACTTTGTTGGTGCCACCACGCTTTTCCTGCTGGCCACAAACAACTGGAGAAAGATTGTCACCTGGCCTCACATCCTTGGCATTTCGGTCTTCATCGTCACCGTAGGAGCGTGGCAGGGTCCATTCGCCTGGTATCGCGGGATCGAAGACAGTTGGAACATCTATTTCGGAGACGTCGCCGGTCGGTTCGTGGATCGTCACTGGGGTGTCTTTCTGGGCCACCTCGTCACATTTCCCGCTGAACTGCTGTTTGTGCGACTGATGCCCTGGTCGCTGCTGCTGCTGGCCTATGGCAGCCGTCGCGTTCGCCAGCTTTCGGGAGTACAGCGGGAAGGTGCGTTGTTTCTGGCCATCTGCATTGGCTTCTCATTCATCTCGGTCTGGCTGCCACCCGGCTCAAAAGTGCGCTACTACATGCCCCTGTTCCCCTGCTTCGCGGCCTTGATTGGAATCGCGGTTGATCGACTGGCAGCACTCCGTCCAACCCTTGATCCCGATAATGCCTGGACCAACTATGTCCAGTCGATGGTCTACCTGATGACGGGTTCCGCCGTCGTTGTCGTAGCGGTTTCCATGCTGTTTCCAGCCATGCGCATCGCCCTCTCGGTCGTCAACGCGCTGGGGTATGCGGCGGCGGCTCTCGCTCTGGCCTACATTGCCTGGTCGTCCCTCAAGGATCTGTCAGAGCGAGGAATGGGACGCGGGGTAATGAGCATCGCCACCTTTCTGGCCCTGGTTGAGGTCTGCCTGATTGTGACCGTGCAGGAGCGTCGTTGCGAAGATATTGCCGGCCAACTTGAACAGCTCAAGCAATCGCTTCCCGCCGATTCACAACTCGTCAGCCTGGGTCCCGTACACCACGCGTTCGCGTATTTTTACGAAGAGCCGATTCCCATCGTCACGATTCCGGAAGGAGACGGCGATGATGACTATGACTACTTCTGCCTGCACACCTGCGACAGCGACCCGCCGGAATTGCCATTCGAGTGGACGCAGATTGCCGTGATCTCGTGTGACCGACTGAAAGGTCGTGACACACCGAAGGACCGTGTCTTCGTGGGTCGACGAGTTTCCACAGACGAGCAACTGGGGCAGACACCGCACGAGCCTGCTCTCCCGCTCAATCTGTTCGAAAACCTGACGCGAGTCATCCACCAGAACTAA
- a CDS encoding FliM/FliN family flagellar motor C-terminal domain-containing protein, translating into MSTLTPANGQNRINALSVPVSVVVCEKVVKLEQLLQWSPGDILTFDKSPSSELSLQIGHRQVASGRAVTVGNHAAIRLVNVSDSRSSVR; encoded by the coding sequence GTGTCCACGCTCACGCCTGCAAATGGTCAAAACCGGATCAACGCCTTGAGCGTGCCTGTTTCCGTAGTTGTCTGCGAGAAGGTTGTGAAGCTGGAACAGCTTCTTCAGTGGAGCCCCGGAGATATTCTGACCTTCGACAAATCGCCGTCGTCCGAGTTGTCGCTGCAAATCGGTCATCGCCAGGTTGCTTCCGGCCGAGCGGTAACGGTAGGAAACCATGCAGCGATTCGTCTGGTGAATGTCAGCGACTCGCGTTCGTCTGTCCGCTGA
- a CDS encoding alpha/beta fold hydrolase, with protein sequence MNSESAPGSRDTQAPLILLPGLGGDSRMFRPQRVAFPDLIVPEWIEPLPREPLVEYAARLAKEIDPGKPCYIGGVSFGGVVALELATHLNARECFLIGSIRSHQELPRRLAMFRPVSSLVMVPKWLAPFVLGCFGGYLPPLRRGVLHQLNDAEGRFLRWAAQAILRWKPSKGVENLRVFQIHGDQDLIFPPQLTRADRVIAGAGHLVSMTHSAAVNGCLRERMTFRDALPGADSPQGFPELD encoded by the coding sequence GTGAATTCTGAATCGGCTCCTGGTTCACGCGACACACAGGCACCTCTCATCCTGTTGCCAGGCCTGGGGGGTGACAGCCGTATGTTCCGCCCACAGCGCGTCGCTTTTCCGGACTTGATCGTTCCGGAGTGGATCGAGCCGCTTCCCCGGGAACCTCTGGTCGAGTACGCAGCCCGACTGGCGAAAGAGATCGATCCCGGAAAACCCTGCTACATCGGCGGGGTCTCGTTTGGGGGAGTCGTGGCACTGGAGTTAGCGACGCACTTAAACGCGCGGGAGTGCTTCTTGATCGGGAGTATCCGGTCACATCAGGAATTGCCGCGACGGTTGGCGATGTTTCGTCCGGTCTCGAGTCTGGTCATGGTTCCCAAGTGGCTTGCTCCCTTCGTACTGGGATGCTTTGGCGGCTATCTGCCACCGCTTCGACGGGGTGTGCTTCACCAATTGAATGACGCTGAAGGTCGGTTTCTTCGCTGGGCCGCTCAAGCCATTCTCCGCTGGAAGCCTTCGAAGGGAGTTGAGAACCTGCGTGTGTTTCAGATTCACGGTGACCAGGATCTGATCTTCCCGCCCCAATTGACCAGGGCCGATCGGGTGATCGCGGGGGCCGGGCATCTGGTCTCCATGACCCACTCGGCTGCCGTCAACGGGTGCCTGCGCGAGCGGATGACGTTCCGGGATGCGTTGCCCGGTGCGGACTCTCCGCAGGGGTTTCCTGAACTGGACTGA
- a CDS encoding ATP-grasp fold amidoligase family protein encodes MASILDSLPSHREGVLSLAFRRWQIQNRFYRRFGTYVNFNNPQTVNEKVQYRKLFGNQQLYALLADKYLVRQFVEERVGGDILIPLLGVHDRLTQDAFDHLPDSFIIKANHGCKWHQIVRDKSTLDVKATCRRFNQFLGQNYAKASGEYHYTFIKPRIIIEQLLDDAGDSPVDYNFFCYNSSEGFEYCLSVSTPRLERHVHFEPHGDGYEGTCSAEEVGRLRNPKNFDRMVSIAQALSRGFDFMRVDLYNLNGAIYFGEMTSTPASGMRAISNPVRAELRSRLWKLDTHNPLLYRPRKAA; translated from the coding sequence ATGGCGTCCATCCTGGATAGTTTGCCCAGTCATCGCGAAGGCGTGCTTTCACTCGCATTCCGACGGTGGCAGATTCAGAATCGGTTCTATCGAAGGTTCGGAACCTACGTAAACTTCAACAATCCGCAGACGGTCAACGAGAAAGTGCAGTATCGCAAGCTGTTTGGTAATCAGCAGCTTTATGCTCTTCTCGCCGATAAGTACCTCGTCCGACAGTTCGTCGAAGAGCGGGTTGGCGGGGACATCCTGATTCCCTTGTTGGGTGTCCACGATCGTCTCACACAGGATGCGTTTGATCATTTGCCGGACAGCTTTATTATTAAAGCCAATCATGGATGCAAGTGGCATCAGATTGTCCGCGATAAATCAACGCTGGATGTGAAGGCCACCTGCCGCCGCTTTAATCAGTTTCTTGGCCAGAACTATGCCAAAGCCTCGGGTGAGTATCACTATACGTTTATCAAACCTCGCATCATCATAGAACAGCTGCTGGATGATGCGGGTGACTCGCCCGTCGATTACAACTTCTTCTGCTATAACAGTTCCGAAGGCTTTGAGTACTGTCTGTCTGTGTCCACCCCTCGTCTGGAACGTCACGTCCATTTTGAACCGCACGGGGATGGATACGAGGGGACTTGTTCGGCTGAGGAAGTGGGTCGGTTGCGGAACCCGAAAAACTTTGATCGCATGGTCTCGATTGCTCAGGCGTTGTCGCGGGGTTTCGATTTTATGCGAGTAGACCTCTACAACCTGAACGGGGCAATTTACTTCGGTGAAATGACCAGTACTCCCGCCAGCGGGATGCGGGCGATTTCCAATCCCGTCCGGGCTGAACTTCGCAGCCGGCTCTGGAAACTGGATACGCATAATCCCTTGCTCTATCGCCCTCGAAAAGCAGCCTGA
- a CDS encoding OsmC family protein has translation MKIMKFGSAVWEGGLKDGRGAISTESGALSAYPYGFKSRFEGIRGSNPEELIAAAHASCFTMALSLILGEANLTAEKMETKADVTLEQVSDGFAITAIHLTLNAKIPGADNATFQALAAKAKAGCPVSKLMKADITLDARLDV, from the coding sequence ATGAAGATTATGAAGTTTGGTTCAGCCGTCTGGGAGGGGGGACTCAAGGATGGCCGAGGGGCGATCTCAACCGAGAGCGGCGCATTGAGCGCTTATCCCTACGGATTCAAGAGTCGGTTCGAAGGGATCCGGGGAAGTAATCCTGAAGAGCTGATTGCTGCGGCTCATGCGAGTTGTTTCACGATGGCATTGTCGCTGATCCTGGGCGAGGCCAATCTGACGGCTGAGAAAATGGAGACGAAAGCGGATGTCACGCTTGAGCAGGTCTCTGACGGATTTGCGATTACGGCGATCCACCTGACGCTCAATGCGAAGATTCCCGGTGCCGACAACGCCACATTTCAGGCACTTGCGGCGAAAGCGAAAGCGGGCTGCCCGGTTTCCAAGCTGATGAAAGCAGACATCACCCTGGATGCCAGGCTCGATGTCTGA
- a CDS encoding glycosyltransferase family 4 protein, whose protein sequence is MRVGFLADSFLPTVGGAETMLDGLATRLTQRGDHVTVMAPYIRGRNNCLNVPYCLKRFSRPSSKHFGVRQLLIPLAWHHWRHQFDVLHCNSSYPSAFLGTTLKSWTNLPVVVRPHGDDILPNQRICRHPKLAARVRKSLCSANAIVAQGQFLRSALLNIGVPDRLIHVIHNGVDLDRFAEGEPFPHPRPYILALGNLFRRKGFDVLLEALARTRRSGIDLLIAGDGPEREPLTALAAELKVSDRVYFLRHVSGQKKIDLLRSALFLVVPSRCEPFANVILEGLAAGLPVVASEVDGNPEMVIPGRNGTLFPNENVEALAAELQRLMESSIERDRLRQEVPETVQRFDWSQITQQYESLYRSVIREASHTGIWEERKAA, encoded by the coding sequence ATGCGAGTGGGCTTTCTGGCGGATTCATTCCTGCCCACGGTCGGTGGAGCAGAGACCATGCTGGATGGGCTTGCGACACGTCTCACCCAAAGAGGTGATCACGTAACGGTTATGGCGCCGTACATCCGCGGCCGAAATAACTGTCTGAACGTTCCCTATTGTCTGAAGCGTTTCAGTCGCCCGTCATCCAAGCACTTTGGTGTCCGGCAATTGCTGATTCCGCTGGCGTGGCACCACTGGCGACACCAGTTCGATGTCCTGCATTGTAATAGTTCGTACCCATCTGCATTTCTTGGAACGACGCTGAAGTCGTGGACCAACCTGCCGGTTGTCGTTCGCCCGCATGGTGACGACATTCTTCCGAATCAGCGGATCTGCCGGCATCCCAAACTGGCCGCGCGCGTGAGGAAATCCTTGTGCAGCGCGAATGCAATTGTGGCTCAGGGCCAGTTCCTCAGGTCCGCGCTCCTGAACATCGGCGTACCGGACCGGCTGATTCATGTCATCCATAACGGGGTCGATCTGGATCGCTTTGCGGAAGGAGAGCCGTTTCCTCACCCTCGACCCTATATTCTGGCACTCGGTAATCTTTTTCGGCGTAAGGGTTTCGACGTACTTCTGGAAGCCCTGGCCCGAACTCGTCGTTCCGGGATTGACCTGCTGATCGCCGGTGACGGGCCTGAACGGGAACCGCTCACCGCGCTGGCGGCTGAACTAAAGGTTTCTGACCGGGTCTATTTCCTGCGTCATGTCAGCGGTCAGAAAAAGATTGACCTGCTGAGAAGTGCTCTCTTCCTGGTGGTCCCCTCTCGTTGTGAACCATTCGCGAATGTGATTCTGGAAGGGCTCGCTGCAGGGTTGCCGGTGGTCGCGTCTGAAGTCGATGGCAACCCCGAGATGGTCATTCCCGGTCGGAACGGAACGCTGTTCCCCAATGAAAATGTCGAAGCTCTGGCGGCAGAGCTTCAGCGGTTGATGGAATCCTCGATCGAGCGAGACCGACTCAGGCAGGAAGTCCCCGAGACGGTGCAGCGATTTGACTGGTCACAGATCACTCAGCAATACGAGTCGCTGTACAGGTCCGTCATTCGCGAGGCCTCGCACACGGGGATCTGGGAAGAACGCAAAGCCGCTTGA